The proteins below come from a single Roseiflexus sp. RS-1 genomic window:
- a CDS encoding glycosyltransferase family 2 protein: MRPLLSTVIVNSDGCADTLRCLESLFAHPPDLATLARLVDALPEHEIILVDNRSRDGCVAQVRERFPSVKIIESPTRQGFSRNYNLGIRQTSGVFVLVLNNDTLVHPGALTTLLNVMIETPSYGMAGPRLVGRDGWVQAVCARPVLTPREYLLTQSIADPGFPIGRLWLLYQQMSVARRRSGLAPCISGACMLVRRTAFEQTGLFDEAVDFYYEDIEWCHRMACYGWQVGYVAEATITHIGDQSISKVKVWAKQSEYFSALRYFRRYHHLTDQDARVLRIVTSFGWLMRGITFLLAEGLFGYKGHARAYLYLWKWILSDPSADGTQAQRKQ, translated from the coding sequence ATGAGACCACTCCTATCAACCGTCATCGTTAACAGTGACGGATGCGCCGATACGCTGCGTTGCCTGGAGTCACTTTTCGCTCATCCGCCGGATCTCGCGACACTCGCCCGGCTCGTTGACGCTCTCCCAGAGCACGAAATCATTCTGGTCGATAATCGGTCACGCGATGGATGCGTGGCGCAGGTGCGTGAACGCTTTCCTTCAGTGAAGATTATCGAGTCTCCGACACGCCAGGGATTTTCCCGGAATTACAATCTTGGCATTCGACAGACGAGCGGGGTATTTGTTCTGGTGCTCAATAATGATACGCTCGTGCATCCCGGCGCTTTGACAACACTACTGAACGTCATGATCGAAACTCCATCATATGGGATGGCAGGTCCGCGTCTAGTCGGGCGCGATGGATGGGTGCAGGCAGTTTGTGCACGTCCAGTTCTGACGCCTCGGGAGTATCTCCTGACGCAATCGATCGCTGATCCTGGTTTTCCAATAGGACGACTATGGCTGTTGTATCAGCAGATGAGCGTCGCGCGTCGGCGGAGTGGTCTGGCGCCGTGCATCAGCGGCGCATGTATGCTGGTGCGGCGGACGGCTTTTGAGCAGACCGGGCTTTTCGATGAAGCGGTCGATTTCTACTACGAAGATATTGAATGGTGTCATCGCATGGCATGTTATGGCTGGCAGGTGGGGTATGTCGCAGAGGCGACTATTACGCATATCGGGGATCAATCGATCAGCAAAGTCAAAGTCTGGGCAAAACAGAGCGAATACTTCAGTGCACTGCGCTACTTTCGTCGCTATCATCACCTTACCGACCAGGACGCTCGTGTTCTGCGCATTGTGACCTCGTTTGGATGGTTGATGCGAGGAATTACGTTCTTACTCGCTGAAGGATTGTTTGGATACAAAGGGCATGCCCGCGCCTATCTCTATCTCTGGAAATGGATTTTGAGCGACCCTTCCGCAGATGGTACGCAGGCGCAGAGGAAGCAATGA
- a CDS encoding glycosyltransferase has translation MRILLISYYFPPHNIVAAVRTGKTAKYLWQHGHEVRVLTAQRLPFAANLPLEIPPDAVIRTRRIDTCWLSSQVQRMRQQAAFVQTVAQQAQTRQMRWLRQMMIAYRTLCAFPDEAIGWYPFALAAARRLWQRWQPDVLLASSAPPTTLLLAHALHRQYGVPWVGELRDLWTDNHYYPFPLWRKALDAWLERRILQSAAGLVTVSAPLAQTLEWRSGKPVGVVLNGFDPGDYPPQRLPASGGILHIVYTGVVYPDHQSAAPLFAALRHLGERAERVRVSFYGNGAGYALAEAQDQGVEQMVVCHGPVPYADALAQQRAADVLLLLLWNDPRERGVYTGKLFEYLGARRPILAIGPADNVAAALIRERQAGIVLSDPAEIANHLARWLEAKERGADIPDLPASVAAGLSREEQTRRLERFLERFVGVASIE, from the coding sequence ATGCGCATCCTGTTGATTTCATACTACTTTCCGCCCCACAACATTGTCGCCGCCGTTCGCACGGGAAAAACGGCGAAGTATCTCTGGCAGCACGGGCACGAGGTGCGCGTGCTGACCGCGCAGCGTCTGCCGTTCGCTGCGAACCTGCCGCTGGAAATCCCGCCCGACGCCGTTATCCGCACTCGACGGATTGATACCTGCTGGCTTTCCTCGCAGGTGCAGCGCATGCGTCAGCAAGCGGCATTCGTGCAGACGGTGGCGCAACAAGCGCAAACGCGCCAGATGCGCTGGCTGCGCCAGATGATGATCGCCTATCGCACACTCTGCGCCTTTCCCGATGAAGCCATCGGATGGTACCCCTTTGCTCTGGCAGCAGCGCGGCGGTTGTGGCAACGCTGGCAACCGGACGTTCTGCTGGCAAGCAGCGCTCCGCCAACGACCCTCCTGCTGGCGCATGCCCTTCATCGGCAGTATGGCGTCCCGTGGGTTGGTGAACTGCGCGATCTGTGGACCGACAATCATTACTACCCCTTTCCCCTCTGGCGAAAGGCGCTCGATGCCTGGCTGGAACGCCGGATTCTTCAGAGCGCCGCCGGGTTGGTGACCGTTTCGGCGCCGCTGGCGCAGACGCTCGAATGGCGATCCGGAAAGCCGGTCGGTGTGGTGCTCAACGGCTTCGATCCGGGGGATTATCCGCCGCAACGGTTGCCTGCCAGCGGCGGGATACTGCACATCGTGTACACCGGCGTGGTCTATCCTGATCACCAGAGCGCGGCGCCTCTCTTTGCAGCGCTGCGCCATCTCGGTGAACGTGCAGAGCGAGTGCGGGTCAGTTTCTATGGGAATGGCGCCGGGTACGCGCTCGCGGAGGCGCAGGATCAGGGAGTGGAGCAGATGGTCGTCTGTCATGGTCCGGTTCCCTACGCCGACGCCCTTGCACAGCAGCGCGCCGCCGACGTCTTACTGCTGCTCCTGTGGAACGATCCGCGTGAACGCGGGGTGTACACCGGCAAACTGTTCGAATATCTGGGCGCACGCCGCCCAATCCTGGCGATCGGACCGGCGGACAATGTGGCGGCAGCACTGATCCGCGAACGACAGGCAGGGATAGTATTATCCGATCCAGCGGAGATCGCCAATCACCTGGCGCGCTGGCTGGAAGCAAAGGAACGCGGCGCCGACATTCCCGACCTGCCAGCGTCGGTTGCGGCAGGATTATCGCGCGAGGAACAGACTCGTCGCCTGGAGCGGTTTCTGGAGCGCTTCGTCGGCGTTGCTTCGATAGAGTAG
- a CDS encoding glycosyltransferase family 4 protein, with product MRTHRPERSVLMVGYYYTPIENPGTRRLGAFARYLPQYGYRPVVLTTSSYGACADDDARLIFRAPDILDVGRWLARRVYCARSVDLGDRLSPMITPDSRLSRVLEHVLIPDIHIGWVPGAVLRGRALLRSGAFGVIFSSSPPPSAHLAALALKRMSGLPWVADFRDGWTFEPPNPVMFTSPARLRIERTLERAVVLSADRIVTVNRVIADDLRRRYPATAGRIAVISNGYDSADIAGLQSYVKGERLRIIHTGSLAYSRSQTTINGFLAALDRLHQQQSPILADLDVCFVGRLNASERDMLTRTGCQGCVTVEGPLSHREALQRQFSADVLLLVTSANAASVTTSKLFEYLASGRPVLALTGRSAAAELIEELDAGIVVAPDDVEGICRALERFHERWRSNELPTRVDPRVQRFDRRSLTGDLARMFDTLVEVETKDKL from the coding sequence ATGCGCACGCATCGTCCAGAACGCTCGGTTCTGATGGTTGGTTACTATTACACACCAATCGAGAATCCAGGTACGCGTCGGCTTGGAGCGTTCGCCCGCTATCTACCGCAGTACGGATATCGTCCAGTCGTGCTGACGACTTCCAGTTACGGCGCCTGCGCCGATGATGACGCCCGTCTGATTTTTCGCGCTCCAGATATCCTCGATGTGGGACGCTGGCTCGCGCGCCGCGTTTATTGCGCACGAAGCGTAGATTTGGGTGATCGATTGTCGCCGATGATAACGCCGGACAGTCGTCTGAGTCGCGTGCTGGAACACGTCTTGATCCCCGACATCCATATTGGATGGGTTCCTGGCGCAGTCCTGCGTGGCAGAGCGCTCTTGCGCTCCGGCGCTTTCGGTGTCATCTTCAGCAGTTCGCCGCCGCCTTCGGCGCATCTTGCAGCGCTGGCGCTGAAGCGGATGTCGGGATTGCCCTGGGTCGCCGATTTCCGTGATGGATGGACATTTGAGCCGCCAAACCCAGTTATGTTCACCTCACCGGCGCGTCTACGCATCGAACGCACCCTTGAACGTGCTGTCGTGCTCAGTGCGGATCGGATTGTGACCGTCAATCGGGTGATCGCCGACGATCTCCGCCGCAGATATCCAGCGACGGCAGGCAGAATTGCCGTCATCAGCAACGGGTATGATTCCGCCGATATTGCCGGATTGCAATCGTATGTGAAGGGAGAGCGATTGCGTATTATCCATACCGGCTCGCTGGCGTACAGCCGAAGTCAAACAACTATCAATGGATTTCTTGCAGCGCTGGATCGTCTCCATCAGCAGCAATCACCGATTCTGGCAGACCTGGACGTGTGTTTCGTCGGGCGCCTGAATGCATCAGAACGCGATATGCTGACCCGAACCGGTTGTCAGGGATGCGTGACTGTTGAAGGTCCGCTTTCTCATCGTGAAGCGCTTCAACGGCAGTTCAGCGCCGATGTGCTGTTGCTGGTGACATCTGCAAACGCTGCCAGCGTCACCACCAGTAAACTGTTTGAATATCTTGCCAGCGGACGACCTGTTCTGGCACTAACGGGTCGCTCGGCGGCGGCAGAGTTGATCGAGGAACTCGACGCCGGCATTGTGGTTGCGCCAGATGATGTTGAGGGCATCTGTCGTGCGTTGGAGCGGTTTCATGAGCGCTGGCGCTCCAATGAACTGCCCACCCGCGTCGATCCGCGTGTGCAACGCTTTGATCGACGTAGTCTGACCGGCGATCTGGCGCGGATGTTCGATACGCTGGTTGAAGTGGAGACAAAAGACAAATTGTAG
- a CDS encoding Uma2 family endonuclease, producing MTVTAATAPEVDPTKPPPAEYLPDYDQFVTEDDAPVDNFFSEKQQRLLTEPLYSARMAERLGRPLLAAANVGVFYGEGQPAIVPDALVSLDVELAADLWPKPNRSYFIWRFGKPPDAVVEIVSNREGGELGSKRERYAQLGVAYYVVFDPQRVLGEEVLRCYELRGRTYAPCAGGWLEDIGLGVRLWEGEYEGVKAVWLRWCDREGNVIPTGAELAEAERQRAEAERARAERLAARLRALGIDPDAEAT from the coding sequence ATGACCGTGACTGCGGCGACCGCGCCGGAGGTGGACCCGACCAAACCGCCGCCGGCGGAGTATCTGCCGGACTATGACCAGTTCGTGACCGAGGATGATGCGCCGGTGGACAATTTCTTCTCCGAAAAGCAGCAGCGCCTGCTGACCGAGCCGCTCTACAGCGCACGAATGGCGGAACGCCTGGGACGACCGCTGCTGGCGGCGGCGAATGTGGGGGTGTTCTACGGCGAGGGACAGCCCGCCATCGTGCCGGACGCGCTGGTGAGCCTGGACGTGGAACTGGCGGCGGACCTGTGGCCCAAGCCGAACCGGTCGTACTTCATCTGGCGCTTCGGCAAGCCGCCGGACGCGGTGGTGGAGATCGTGTCGAACCGGGAGGGGGGCGAACTGGGGTCCAAGCGGGAGCGCTACGCGCAATTGGGGGTGGCGTACTACGTGGTGTTCGACCCGCAGCGGGTGCTGGGGGAGGAGGTGCTGCGGTGCTACGAGTTGCGCGGGCGGACGTATGCGCCGTGTGCGGGGGGCTGGCTGGAGGACATCGGTCTGGGGGTGCGGTTGTGGGAGGGAGAATACGAAGGGGTGAAAGCGGTCTGGCTGCGCTGGTGTGATCGAGAGGGGAACGTCATCCCGACCGGGGCGGAACTGGCGGAAGCGGAGCGGCAGCGGGCGGAGGCAGAGCGAGCGCGGGCGGAGCGCCTGGCAGCGCGGTTGCGCGCGCTGGGGATTGACCCGGACGCCGAAGCGACATAG
- a CDS encoding Uma2 family endonuclease: MTVTIPATAPEVDPTKPPPAEYLPDYDQFVTEDDAPVDNFFSEKQQRLLTEPLYSARMAERLGRPLLAAANVGVFYGEGQPAIVPDALVSLDVELAADLWPKPNRSYFIWRFGKPPDAVVEIVSNREGGELGSKRERYAQLGVAYYVVFDPQRLLGEEVLRCYELRGRTYAPCAGGWLGDVGLGVRLWEGEYEGVRTVWLRWCDQEGNVIPTGAELAEAERQRAEEEQRRAEEARQRAEAERARAEEEQRRAEEARQRAEAERQRAERLAARLRALGIDPDAEGI; encoded by the coding sequence ATGACGGTGACTATTCCGGCGACCGCGCCGGAGGTGGACCCGACCAAACCGCCGCCGGCGGAGTATCTGCCGGACTATGACCAGTTCGTGACCGAGGATGATGCGCCGGTGGACAATTTCTTCTCCGAAAAGCAGCAGCGCCTGCTGACCGAGCCGCTCTACAGCGCACGAATGGCGGAACGCCTGGGACGACCGCTGCTGGCGGCGGCGAATGTGGGGGTGTTCTACGGCGAGGGACAGCCCGCCATCGTGCCGGACGCGCTGGTGAGCCTGGACGTGGAACTGGCGGCGGACCTGTGGCCCAAGCCGAACCGGTCGTACTTCATCTGGCGCTTCGGCAAGCCGCCGGACGCGGTGGTGGAGATCGTGTCGAACCGGGAGGGGGGCGAACTGGGGTCCAAGCGGGAGCGCTACGCGCAATTGGGGGTGGCGTACTATGTGGTGTTCGACCCGCAGCGGTTGCTGGGGGAGGAGGTGCTGCGGTGCTACGAGTTGCGCGGGCGGACGTATGCGCCGTGCGCGGGGGGCTGGCTGGGAGATGTAGGATTGGGGGTGCGGTTATGGGAGGGGGAGTACGAAGGGGTGAGGACGGTCTGGCTGCGCTGGTGTGATCAGGAGGGGAACGTGATCCCGACCGGGGCGGAACTGGCGGAAGCGGAGCGGCAGCGGGCGGAGGAAGAGCAGCGGCGCGCGGAGGAAGCCCGCCAGCGCGCGGAAGCGGAGCGGGCGCGGGCGGAGGAAGAGCAGCGGCGCGCGGAGGAAGCCCGCCAGCGCGCGGAAGCGGAGCGGCAGCGGGCGGAGCGCCTGGCGGCGCGGTTGCGCGCGCTGGGGATTGACCCGGACGCCGAAGGGATATAG
- a CDS encoding glycosyltransferase → MKVLFCIDHLRSDGTQRVLCQLTMGLTRRRHRVTTLCLNDSFDAPMLDSLRAAGADVKIAGKAGLAGGYGIVDIVHWMQRERFDAAVTMLFWSDVIGRITARLAHIPRLISSIRARNRQYALWQLLLVRATMPLVDAVVLNSRRVAAFAVAGEGAPPDRLVHIPNGVDVSSYERALPRTALCARFGVPEDAMIIGSIGRLTYQKGFDVLLDALAQLPLVNVHLIVAGAGEEREHLHRQARCLGIDRRVHLVGYRRDVPQWLGALDVYVQPSRFEGAPNALLEAMAAGCPIVATEVDGNSELIADGIHGWLVQADHVGSLAGALGEALANRPEARRRGAAAYERARTEFSVERMVERWEQVLTNNCCAPTP, encoded by the coding sequence ATGAAAGTCCTTTTTTGCATCGACCACCTCCGATCCGATGGGACGCAGCGCGTTCTCTGTCAACTGACGATGGGTTTGACCAGGCGCCGCCATCGAGTTACCACGCTTTGTCTCAACGACTCTTTCGATGCGCCTATGCTCGATAGTCTGCGGGCAGCGGGCGCAGATGTAAAAATTGCAGGCAAGGCAGGTCTGGCAGGCGGCTATGGCATTGTCGATATCGTGCACTGGATGCAGCGAGAGCGCTTCGATGCGGCAGTAACAATGCTCTTCTGGTCCGATGTCATTGGGCGCATTACAGCACGCCTGGCGCATATACCGCGTCTCATTTCATCAATTCGAGCGCGCAACCGGCAGTATGCTCTCTGGCAGTTGCTTCTCGTGCGGGCGACGATGCCTCTTGTGGATGCAGTCGTCCTGAACAGTCGTCGGGTTGCTGCATTCGCGGTCGCTGGAGAAGGCGCTCCTCCTGACCGGCTTGTCCATATCCCGAACGGTGTCGATGTGTCGTCATACGAACGTGCTCTACCACGCACAGCGCTTTGCGCCCGATTTGGCGTGCCGGAGGATGCCATGATTATTGGTAGCATCGGGCGGTTGACATACCAAAAAGGGTTCGATGTGCTTCTCGATGCACTGGCTCAACTTCCACTCGTAAATGTGCATCTCATCGTGGCAGGCGCAGGGGAAGAGCGGGAGCATCTGCACAGGCAGGCTCGATGCCTGGGTATCGATAGACGGGTTCATCTGGTTGGATATCGCAGAGATGTCCCCCAATGGTTGGGGGCGCTCGATGTGTATGTTCAACCATCGCGCTTCGAGGGAGCGCCCAATGCGCTGCTTGAAGCAATGGCCGCAGGATGCCCGATTGTTGCGACCGAGGTTGACGGCAACAGCGAACTGATTGCTGATGGGATTCATGGCTGGTTAGTGCAGGCAGATCATGTCGGCTCTCTGGCGGGCGCTCTGGGCGAAGCGTTGGCGAATCGACCAGAAGCGCGGCGACGTGGTGCAGCTGCATATGAGCGTGCACGAACAGAGTTTAGCGTCGAGCGTATGGTGGAAAGGTGGGAACAGGTGTTGACGAACAATTGCTGTGCGCCGACCCCCTGA
- a CDS encoding class I SAM-dependent methyltransferase, with the protein MPQFLDYPRYAWQVWRGDRSRGEADLDASRRADLAGLVDFSHPLTILDLANGRLRPQYAILRAQGHRVIGIDLVNRPEHSWQGRAYAVARALYADRLRLPPSAMRPDALVCGDVGHLPFPDATFDLVTSVAAFEHFLDVPAVVAEVARVLKPGGVVWAAIHVFTAPSGGHNLSFAEVPLRHVPPGVEPWDHLRQRRLPFSVPLNEWRIRDYLAVFTRHFDVLRHYCHMSEGEHLLTPEIEAELAARG; encoded by the coding sequence ATGCCCCAATTCCTCGACTATCCCCGCTACGCATGGCAGGTCTGGCGCGGCGACCGTTCGCGCGGCGAGGCGGACCTGGACGCGAGCCGACGTGCGGATCTCGCCGGTCTGGTGGATTTCTCGCATCCGCTGACGATCCTCGACCTGGCGAATGGTCGGCTGCGTCCACAGTACGCGATCCTGCGCGCACAGGGGCATCGGGTGATCGGCATCGATCTCGTCAATCGCCCAGAACATTCGTGGCAAGGGCGCGCCTACGCTGTTGCGCGTGCGCTCTATGCCGACCGGTTGCGCCTGCCGCCGTCGGCAATGCGCCCCGATGCACTGGTCTGCGGCGATGTCGGGCACCTGCCGTTCCCGGACGCGACCTTCGATCTTGTGACGTCGGTGGCAGCATTTGAGCACTTCCTTGACGTGCCGGCAGTCGTTGCGGAAGTCGCGCGGGTGCTGAAACCTGGTGGCGTGGTGTGGGCGGCGATCCATGTCTTCACTGCGCCATCTGGCGGGCATAACCTGAGTTTCGCCGAAGTGCCGCTCCGCCATGTGCCGCCGGGGGTCGAACCGTGGGATCATCTGCGGCAGCGACGCCTGCCCTTCAGCGTGCCGCTGAACGAATGGCGCATTCGTGATTATCTCGCGGTGTTCACCAGGCACTTCGACGTGCTCCGGCACTACTGTCACATGAGCGAAGGGGAACATCTGCTGACGCCGGAGATCGAAGCCGAACTTGCCGCGCGCGGGTAA
- the asnB gene encoding asparagine synthase (glutamine-hydrolyzing) translates to MCGICGIASPDLAQPVDADLLRRMNARIIHRGPDSDGFYIDGGFGMAMRRLAIIDVRGGDQPISSEDGQVLVTFNGEIFNFQELRRDLEQRGHRFATSSDTEVIVHGYEEWGDDALLRFNGMFAFALWDRRRQRLLLARDRMGKKPLYWWHHPAHGLLWGSEAKCILTAPWVERRVEPLALHHYLTLQYTPDPLTMFAGIFQLPAAHKLVFEANHPPRIERWWQLDFEPKLRLSDGEVVEQARILLREAVARRLIAEVPLGAFLSGGIDSSIIVALMAEQTSAPVKTFSIGFSEPRFSETQYARAVAERYATDHHEFIFRPADLTATIEAVIDACDEPLADPAALPLFELSRQTRKHVTVALCGDGGDETLAGYQRYALDGLLRPYAALPAWITRRAVPAAVGILPDPAWIPEDRSPITGLKRLAQWSATNPKASLVRWGSYFSHEAKLALYTDQWRNAFAHIDTADVIATAYDEAHAANRLDRTLYADHVTYLAGDLLPKTDRMSMAHAVEVRAPFLDDWWVEWTARLPERFKVRGRQTKWLLKAAFGDKLPPAIAARGKQGFSVPVGQWLRGELRAWARERLLDNPVLHRWFRPEAIARLLTEHDSGRINHGKRLWALLLFGVWGERYKPYL, encoded by the coding sequence ATGTGCGGCATCTGCGGCATAGCGTCACCCGATCTTGCCCAACCGGTCGATGCCGACCTGCTGCGGCGCATGAACGCGCGCATCATTCATCGCGGTCCCGACAGCGACGGGTTCTATATCGATGGCGGGTTCGGCATGGCGATGCGACGCCTGGCAATCATCGATGTGCGCGGCGGGGATCAACCGATCAGCAGTGAAGATGGGCAGGTGCTGGTCACGTTCAATGGCGAAATCTTCAATTTTCAGGAACTGCGCCGCGATCTGGAGCAGCGCGGGCATCGCTTCGCCACCTCCAGCGATACCGAAGTTATCGTTCACGGCTACGAAGAGTGGGGTGATGATGCGCTACTGCGCTTCAATGGGATGTTTGCATTTGCGCTATGGGATCGGCGCAGGCAACGGTTGCTGCTCGCGCGCGACCGCATGGGGAAGAAACCGCTCTACTGGTGGCATCATCCGGCGCACGGGTTGCTGTGGGGATCGGAAGCGAAGTGTATCCTGACTGCGCCCTGGGTCGAGCGACGGGTCGAGCCGCTGGCGCTGCACCACTACCTGACGCTCCAGTACACGCCAGACCCGCTGACCATGTTTGCCGGAATCTTTCAGTTGCCGGCTGCGCACAAACTGGTCTTTGAAGCCAATCACCCGCCGCGCATCGAACGCTGGTGGCAACTCGACTTCGAGCCGAAACTGCGTTTGAGCGACGGCGAAGTGGTTGAGCAGGCGCGCATCCTGCTCCGCGAAGCGGTTGCGCGGCGCCTGATCGCCGAGGTGCCGCTGGGCGCCTTTCTGAGCGGCGGCATCGACTCATCGATCATCGTGGCGCTGATGGCAGAACAGACGAGCGCGCCGGTCAAAACCTTCTCGATAGGCTTCAGTGAGCCGCGCTTCTCCGAGACGCAGTACGCGCGCGCTGTCGCTGAACGGTATGCGACCGACCATCACGAGTTCATCTTCCGTCCCGCCGATCTGACAGCAACGATTGAAGCAGTGATCGACGCCTGTGACGAACCGCTGGCAGACCCGGCGGCATTGCCATTGTTTGAGTTGTCGCGTCAGACGCGGAAGCATGTGACTGTGGCGCTGTGCGGCGATGGCGGCGATGAGACGCTGGCGGGGTATCAGCGCTACGCGCTCGATGGGTTGCTGCGACCATACGCAGCGCTGCCAGCGTGGATCACCCGGCGAGCCGTGCCAGCAGCGGTCGGCATACTGCCCGATCCGGCGTGGATACCGGAGGATCGCAGCCCCATTACCGGACTGAAACGCCTGGCGCAGTGGTCGGCGACGAACCCCAAAGCGTCGCTGGTGCGCTGGGGTTCGTACTTCAGCCACGAAGCAAAACTGGCGCTCTATACCGACCAATGGCGCAATGCATTTGCGCATATCGATACGGCAGATGTCATCGCCACTGCCTACGACGAGGCGCATGCTGCAAATCGCCTGGATCGGACGCTCTACGCCGATCATGTCACCTATCTGGCGGGCGATCTGCTACCAAAGACCGACCGCATGAGCATGGCGCATGCCGTTGAGGTGCGTGCACCATTTCTTGATGACTGGTGGGTCGAATGGACGGCGCGGCTGCCGGAGCGCTTCAAGGTGCGCGGCAGGCAAACAAAATGGTTGCTCAAAGCCGCTTTCGGCGACAAGCTGCCGCCCGCTATTGCAGCGCGCGGCAAACAGGGATTCAGCGTCCCGGTGGGGCAATGGTTGCGCGGCGAGTTGCGCGCATGGGCGCGTGAACGACTGCTGGACAATCCCGTGCTGCACAGATGGTTCCGTCCTGAGGCGATTGCTCGCTTGCTGACCGAGCACGACAGCGGTCGGATCAACCACGGGAAGCGCCTGTGGGCGTTGCTCTTGTTCGGAGTGTGGGGGGAGCGTTACAAACCGTATCTGTAA
- a CDS encoding glycosyltransferase, whose product MRILFLSYFFPPYNIIASVRAGKTATYLHRFGHDVRVVTARPLPYPVDLPVEFPQERISATRWLDISWPHTLATRCRGRGASVAGLVGGAQPLRSPYHLAIRLLDIYRILLAFPDDAIGWFPFGWAQGERLLKEWRPDVIVASSGPPTSLLIAAALRQRHGVPWVGELRDLWTDNHYYTFPTWRRVLETWIERRTLRTAAGLVTVSEPLAQMLRLRYDMPVCVVLNGFDPADYPPVQRLQPDRFLRIVYTGNVYAGKRSAAPLFAALQRLGSRAGQVRVTFYGWGVQGMVSIMSEAQHYGVAHVLEVKDAVPYREALGLQRAADVVLLLLWNDPRERGVYTGKLFEYLGARRPILGIGPADNVAADLIRERQAGMVSADPDEIAGQLIRWLDAKECGGIPDLPASVAAGLSREEQTRRLEWFLIQIVGKPSPG is encoded by the coding sequence GTGCGCATTCTGTTTCTTTCCTATTTCTTTCCGCCGTACAACATCATTGCTTCAGTTCGCGCCGGAAAGACGGCAACATACCTGCATCGGTTCGGGCACGACGTTCGGGTCGTAACGGCTCGACCGCTCCCATATCCGGTCGATCTGCCCGTTGAATTTCCGCAGGAGCGCATCTCTGCCACGCGCTGGCTTGATATCAGCTGGCCCCACACGCTTGCCACCCGTTGTCGTGGTCGAGGCGCCAGCGTTGCCGGTCTCGTTGGCGGCGCGCAACCACTGCGATCCCCGTACCATCTGGCAATCCGGCTGCTGGACATCTATCGTATCCTGCTGGCGTTTCCTGATGATGCGATTGGCTGGTTTCCATTTGGATGGGCACAAGGAGAGCGTTTATTGAAAGAGTGGCGCCCAGATGTAATCGTTGCCAGCAGCGGACCTCCAACATCGCTGCTGATTGCCGCTGCACTGCGGCAGCGGCATGGTGTGCCCTGGGTCGGTGAGTTGCGCGATCTCTGGACGGATAATCACTACTATACCTTTCCCACGTGGCGGCGGGTGCTGGAAACGTGGATCGAGCGCCGGACACTGCGCACTGCTGCGGGTCTGGTCACTGTCTCTGAGCCGCTGGCGCAAATGCTGCGCCTGCGCTACGATATGCCGGTATGTGTGGTGCTGAACGGTTTCGATCCAGCCGACTACCCGCCTGTACAACGGTTGCAGCCGGATCGATTCCTGCGCATTGTGTACACCGGCAATGTGTATGCAGGCAAACGGAGCGCCGCGCCGCTCTTCGCCGCATTGCAGCGCCTTGGATCACGCGCCGGGCAGGTGCGGGTCACGTTCTACGGCTGGGGTGTTCAGGGGATGGTGTCCATCATGTCAGAGGCGCAGCATTACGGTGTAGCCCATGTGCTGGAGGTGAAAGATGCGGTGCCATATCGGGAAGCGCTGGGTCTCCAGCGCGCCGCCGATGTGGTGCTGTTGCTCCTCTGGAACGATCCGCGTGAACGCGGGGTGTACACCGGCAAACTCTTCGAGTACCTGGGGGCGCGCCGCCCGATTCTGGGGATCGGTCCCGCCGATAACGTTGCGGCTGACCTGATCCGTGAGCGCCAGGCGGGGATGGTCTCCGCCGATCCTGATGAGATTGCCGGGCAACTTATCCGCTGGCTGGATGCAAAGGAGTGTGGTGGTATTCCCGACCTGCCAGCGTCGGTTGCGGCAGGATTGTCGCGTGAGGAACAGACTCGTCGCCTGGAGTGGTTTCTGATACAGATTGTCGGCAAACCATCGCCGGGTTGA